AATCCTAAAAATGCATCCACCACCCGGTTGGGGCGGCGGTCATGGCGAGTGATTAGAACAAACGGAATCCGGTAGCGCTGGGTGGCCGGGTGAATGACGCGCATCTTTTCTGCGTTAACCCATTGAGCGGCTACGTGTTCTGGAAGAAAGCCGATAAAGCGTCCAGTGAGAATCAAAAACGCGGCACCTTCCCGATCAGAAGCCGATGCTTGTAGATTTAACCCATCATGCGCTTTACGTGCATCGCTAGGGAGTGGGTAGCGAGGTGTTATCGCTGGGTAAGCAGCTATCTGCTCAGCCGTCAGCGCTTCATCGATTTCACTAAACAAGGGGTGGCCGGCAGCACAGTAAAGAAACGAAGGCTCATCGTACAATAAGTGCGTTTCTAAGCTGGTAGGTAAATTAACCGCGGGCACCACACCGACATGCAAGTGTCCATCCATCACGCTCCGAATAACGGCATCCGAAGGCTCCATGTGAATATTAACGGTGACTTCATGGCTTGGCGCTGTCAGCTCGGCGAGCGCATGGGTAACATGCATAGCGGGCAAGGTGACCAAGTTATCGGTGATGCCGATATTCAGTTCGCCCTTGATGGTATGATGCAGTGCATTTACATCGCTTTTAAAGGCTTCTAGCGCGGTCAGTAGCGTTAA
This genomic window from Halomonas sp. TD01 contains:
- a CDS encoding LysR family transcriptional regulator, giving the protein MASLGQMSDYEVRLVRIFKTVVECGGFTAAETALGISRSAISQHMNDLEGRLGFSLCQRGRGGFSLTEEGKEIYQAGLTLLTALEAFKSDVNALHHTIKGELNIGITDNLVTLPAMHVTHALAELTAPSHEVTVNIHMEPSDAVIRSVMDGHLHVGVVPAVNLPTSLETHLLYDEPSFLYCAAGHPLFSEIDEALTAEQIAAYPAITPRYPLPSDARKAHDGLNLQASASDREGAAFLILTGRFIGFLPEHVAAQWVNAEKMRVIHPATQRYRIPFVLITRHDRRPNRVVDAFLGFVKGTK